From the genome of Cuculus canorus isolate bCucCan1 chromosome 13, bCucCan1.pri, whole genome shotgun sequence:
TTCTAATAGATCAGTTTTcctcactgcagaaaataaacaaaacccaaatatgATATGGTTTGACACAATGTCCAAACTTGTGGCAATACTAATGCTCAgaaactgtatttgaaaaatcacaCAATACAATAAAATGACCTAGAAGTATAATACGTTGCATAAGACACTAagatttgttttacagaaacaaaacttaGGCACAGAAATATCTAGACTGTTTGGAAATCACTGGAACAAGCGACTCCTTGTGATGTTTTCTTATAATGTTACATAAATACATTCCTGacattgttttttatttctataagTTTGTAACACAACAGATTTGGTTTAGAGATTAAGAGGATGAAAACAAcaatataatttatttgcatCAAAAAAAGTTCTATTCATCACTGCATAATCATCATTGATCCTAATATGTATTagcaagaaacaaacactgtgtaggatgaggaggaactCAAAGCTGAGGTAACTTGCTGCAGGCAATCTCCAACTCCTAAAGAGACCTATTATGGTGACATTTTGTTCTGAATGAATGTGAGTGTTTAGTATTTAAGGAAGAATGACAGAATTGAGCAAGTGATAAACCAAACAGCTGGAAATATGGAAGGAAGAGAGTAAAATACAGTGAATATAAAATGATTTTGTTAGAAAGGGTATGTAAAGACATCTTAATTAAACTAATCTTCAACAAAAACTATTATTATTGCATTTTTGTTTGGTctaccaaacaaaataaaaaacccatAAGGTGCAACACCTTTCAGTTCCTAATATGACTCATcaataaggaaaaataacagaaaagcaacagcaaactTTCAAGATATTAAGAAACCCACAAAGTCCCATGAAGGAGGTTAAGCACCAGTATTTAAAGGTCTTAAGTACTTCACAAAACGCAGATCCTCACCCCAAAGCCATCTTACCATGTGTTCAAGACTTTCCTCCCCCTACTCCCACTCACCTTGTTTGGCTTTAGGAGGTACAGGCATATTAGTGAACTCATTCATTAAACGAACACTGAAACAGAACGGAAGGAACAACTAGACATGAGAGCAAGTTAAGATTTATAAggacaaataataaaataattgtcaTCAGtgactgccaaaaaaaaataatcaaagagTATCATGATGAAGTCTGAGTAAAGTTGAGACAAACATTAACCTGATCACTGCTAATGAAACCAAGGTGTTTGGTTAGTTCTTGTAGCTCTGATGATTCCCTTTTGCATACTAAACACTACTTAAAACTGATATCCCTCAGGCAACAGACAGTATCTTCCTTGGCTAGTCAAACATTTGTAAAATACCAAATTCATTATAAAAGCCATGTATCACCaaaaaaaacatacatacaAGAGACTTCTGGATACATATCAAATGTCAACAATTGCAGTAAACAATCACTCGTTAGATACTTCTCAACGAGCTCAGTCAGAtcacagattcttttttttcttttaccaagCTACTTACAAACTGTCTATCATTGGTGTTGAGGTACACGGCCGCTGCGATTTTGAATACATTGGAATGGACTTCATTAAATGATACATTGGAGGGCAAGCAACCAAGGCTTGCAGGGTCTATACAATGGCATTAAGGAAACATTCAGAAAACGTAATCTGCGTGTCAACCAAATATTCAATTATATTTCAAATTGTATGCAAAACAACTCTTCATTATGTAGACCAATTCAATAACTACATAGGAACAGATGGGTCGACTTCTATAACAACATTAGCTAATAATGtacagaagttattttaaaaaccgTCGGCATCTTGTAACATGCAGTGATTTCACTGACATTTCAATAAGGTAAAAAACTTCATTAAAGGGGAAGGGAACATTTAGTCttaggagaaggagaggaaagaatatTACATAGGAAAGACCTTATGAAACTAACAATCTCAAAATAGACAAGTGATGACCTGtaacatgttttctgaaaatagtGGAAGAAGCCAGCGGAGAGATTTCAATTTAAAGGCGTTGACACCCATAactataacaaaataaaaagccccACTGTGATATGAAACATTCTGCAGCATAAAGAAGAGTTTGGAGCAACCAGTAAAACTAGTGTATGTTGGgagaaaatacttcaaaaccATCAAATTCCATGCTATTCGGCAAGAGTAGTAAACAGAGGAAATGCATTAAAACACTGGAGGGGCAGGGAAATGACAAAAGGCAGCAATATACTAACTTGATCAGTGTGCAAAAACTGACTAACAAAATTCCAACacttaacactgaaaaaaaagagagctcaTGCACACAATCAAGACTGTAGAACTGGCTATGTAAGATAAAAGCTGACATATAAAGTAGGATCATTGTTCTGGAAACAGGTTATTAGGTTCTGCGATGATTAGTCTTAATTTGAagtcttcaatatttttcactAGTAGTACTAGCAGTTAAAGTAAAAGCAATGTAATTGTCACTTGCAGTGAGCCACTGCTAACCCAGGCTATATAGgtatattaataaattattactaAGAACTAACACAATACAGCACTGAAGAAGGAAGATTTGTTACCAAAAGTAAAACTTATTTTCACAGGGCAATACAATTCTAATACATTAAGAGCTAACTGACATTCCATACCATTGTAAAACGATTAAACACTGCATTTACACAAATGATACCATAGCGGCAGCCTGCTGAACAGAAAACCAAATGATCTGCTCATTGAATTGCCAAAACAGAGCCTAAGAGTTAGAATAATTACTCTAagtccaaaaaaagaaatagccaCTACAGTTGATGCACACAGTGTCATGAATAAACATAACTAGAAATTACAAGGTTTTCAGTCCTGTGAAAGTTAcagctctgaaatattttgacagaGGTAACAGAAACAAATTGCAAACAGGACGGTGGAACCAACTGCAGGGGAACCCAAACACAAGGTCCAATGATCCAAAATACCCCTGGATTTCTATATGCTACCCTTAAACATTTTAACTGCAGCAGTAGGatatgggaagagaaaaatttcTACAAAATACTTACCAGAATAATCCAGAAAAAACTTTGACAGATAAAGCATACAATTTTAACTTAAGCGTATAAATTTTTTCCAAGGTAAGGATACAGCATTGATGTAGCACCAGTTTCCTTTGTTGATCAGCCCTCGCGGTTGCAAAGACACTGGTTTATGTATTAGTCTTACATTTTCCAATATTTCTGCAGAATAAGAAACAGCAAATTGAGCATCAATAAAATGCACATGCCAGCCACCAAAACAAGTATTTGTTGACGCATtacaaaataatgcaaatcAATTAATCAGATTCTCAGAAAATTCaagcacatatttttcttctccatttaaaCACTTATTATATTTCAAATCAGACGCATCTCTTCAGCTGAACACATCCTGGAATTTGGGTCAGGAGGGTGCTGGTACCAAAACTTGTTGGCTTTGAAATGACAATGATAAGAcccatttgttttaatttgtgttttcctaTAATCAGATACAGAGTTACGTAAGTTCCCATTAGCTGTAATCCCTTGTCACTGATTTTATGTATTTACCAAATCATTCTGCTTTGACGAGAGATGAAAGCTCATAACAAATTTCAACATACACTATCacacaacaaaaatatcttaGTGTAAACAGGACAAACATGTTAAAACATGTTCAGATGACCGTGTTATTTACTGATTTAAGACTTCCAAAATCTACAAGACAAAGGTTTACACAATATAATGCCCACTGTTATCCTGCTTTCAACAACTTCAGCAATGGCCCaagtttaaaaattagaaacCACTGTACATAAATAAGTCTGTCTCAGTGAATGAACCAAGAGCAGCAGGGGGAAGTTTGACCCGTTATTTAGGTAcctaaataaaaactgtttaaagAAACTATTGGATCTGGTATATTTTAGatttgcaaaataaagacaagacaataaaaaatgcaaataaacaatTCTCTACCAAGgggattatttatttttataataaatgtgATGGCTCTAAACTCCTTAcgtgcttaaaaaaaaaaccttaaatgTGTTTAAGCTGTTTACTAAAGGGACTACCTAAACAGACAAGACAGCATGGCATAGGTGGAAAAGCCAAGGCACATAGCCATAACCAAGCAGAGGAGGTGGCAAAATTGCAGACAAAATCTACGTCCTTCtacttccaaaatatttcctgacCTATATGATCATATTTCCTGCTGACTCTAGAAGTTCCAACAAAGCAAAAACGGGCCAAAAAATTAGAAAGTACTTGTATCAGTCCTCTACCACATAAAGACCCCGACACCTGAAAGGACAGACAGCATAAAGAGGTAAAAGAGAAGACGGTAGCACTTAGCACTGATGCAAATGAAACTCCTTCTTTGAGtgttgaaatatatttgttaagaaattattaatgctcaagtatttcagaatatattGTTAATGTAGAAaagtttaaaatgtgttaaGAACACAAACACTCCTTCTGTTAATACAACTAAGCACTGTTGAAAATTAGGATAAAATtgatgaaaaaaagtatttactttTAATGTCTATCAATAACTTCTTATGTAAACTAtggttttcctcatttttatatCATACTAAAAAATATTAGGAACtttcatacaaaaaaatattaggaacCTCTTGTGGTCATAAAACTGCTTTGTAAACAATGTCTAGAGCAATTACAGtgagttctgtttcttttaacataAAGGATTATTTTTGTGTACAGCAATGACATTTAGTACTACATTTTCACCTCTGGCATCTAATGTTTACACAGTTGACATGAGTAGCAGAAGAATATTACactgaaaaagctttcttaaaaaCTCAAAGCCTGTTATAGAACTCATGCCACAACCTGGAAAGACTTCACATTCCCTTTGGTGGTTACTGAACTGTGAAATGCAGCCTTTGTTTGAAAACATATCTAGAACAATATTATCATGTTTAGAAACTTAAGctgataaacagaaaacagtttgcTACAGTTCATTTCACCAGGTGGTGTTATTAcaaatacccttttttttttttttttttagggaacaCTAATTCCCTGATCAATGGAAGTCCAAAGTTTAACAAAAGAGAAACCAAGAGGGTATGGTCTCCACGCTGCAGAGACAGGTATTCCAAGCAATTCAATGGTCAGCTTGAGACCATTATTCAGCTAACATTAGGTATGTCACTCTGATCTCTCTTTAGAAAGTGCCAGGACACACTGCTGGATACCTCTACATGACATCTGTTTCTGCAAGAAGGCAGTTTGACTCTACAACAGGCTACATTCCTGAAGTTGTTCCTAAAACTTCCAAACTTCCCACGCCACCACCCCACACCCACTTTCTCTAGTGCTTACCTGGCTTCATAAACAAGAAAAGTTTTTCTGATATGTAACATTTAAACACTCTTGTTACAAATTAAACTAAGTAAATCTTGTCTTGTTCACTACAGTCTCCAGAGAGCAATGAGTCACCACCTGCcttatgaatttattttgtgtgtttgaaGTTACATTTATGATCACTCCAACAATCCCACCTGAGACACAGTAAATCCAAGTTTTTGAAGTTGGTCAAGAGTATGGTTTTcaaattttaactgttttctctgctgcactACCACACTTCCTTGAGAGGTAATGCTCAACGACTGGCGTTTTCAGAGTTCTCAACAGCAAAAACAGAATGCTAGTTCTCTTCCATCCTTCCCAAATAAGTGGGTATTAACACACGCTGGAAATAAAACTTAGTCCTCCTCAGCTTTACTAAGGGCACATCAAATCCCTAGAACTTCCCGATCCTTCTATTTTCTAATACTATTACCAACCATTTATTTTTCACGCTGTTTGCTTGcatctgctttctgttctcATGTATCCTTCCATACTTGAATTTACTGGATTCCCCtccttctaatttaaaatcattCCAGATTTAGCCAGATCTtaactgtttgggtttttccatTCATCTGAAATTCTGCCTGCTGTAAACAAATTTCATGTGCACTGTTAATTCCATCATCCACAATGAaaaaactgcaagaaaacaTGACTCAAAACTACTTTAGATTCTCCCATTGAAATGCTTCCTACAGTTACCAAGAACAGTTAAGAGAGTACTTGGAGAGCACCCAGTTACCCAATCACTTATTTCCCTACCTTACCTAAAACATTAGTAATTACTATCATCAGATTATGCATCAGAATGCAGCAACTGTGACATACGATAAGCAAAACCTGAAAGTGTCCATTTTACATATATGGACCATTTATAACCCTACTATCCCTTagaaacaaattattaaaatgcttaGACTGGCATTTAAATTAGGCTAAGGTGTACTTAAAATAAGaagacttgaaataaaatatggatGGAATGGAGCAACTGATCTGTCTGTAAATAATAAATTGAAACTCAcataacatatttttaagtgtGAGTGCATAAATTAAGCACTAATGTACCTATTTTCCAAGGAGGATACAATAAGCAATGAAGAAAGTCATCTCTTTCCATACAGCAAAGAGCAGATTACACTACATTCGGTTCTTCAAGCGAATATTTTATACCAAAATCAGTAGCCTCTGAATTACAGGAATTGCAGCAATGTAACTCTTACATAAATCAGCCGCAATGAGAAGATTAATTCCTTCTCACTGGAAAAGGATCTATAATCAAATTATTCTTCTGCAAAAACAGTTAGCTAACAGTGAAGGTGCAGAAGAAAACCCATGTACAAATTCCATTCctattttaatacattaaagACAAAACATAGCTCTGCTCCCACCTGGTGGCAAAAAATAGTACAGAAATACTAAGTGTAGAAAGTTAAAGCTGAAGAAACTCGGACAAAATAGTTTTTCACCTACAGCAAGTAGTTCTAGCTTTACAGTTGTCAAAACCAGATTTAAGCTAAAATTCATTACCAAATGGTAGCTTCAGATTTTAAGAGTACAAGATACTCCACGTGCATGGGTTCATACAAACCATAACCACCTGCTcatacactttaaaaaaaaaaatagtcaactGCATTTGTTGCACCTATGTGAAAAATACACAGGAATATGAATTATGCTGACAGCTTTCCTCTCAACAGACAAATTTAAGGAGGGGATGAGGGGCAGGCACACACTTCTGGGTATTCTGAACGGAAATCTCCAGGTCAGCTTCCGGTTAGTGTACAAAACTAACTTGAAACTGTCACATACAAAATACCATTGTACTTGTAAATTCAGGTGTAGCATAAGTAGTAGGATCTTGTACAAGCCTTTTCACATCTGGATTATTTCCAGAttcaaagtaattatttttgttccaaCACTCATGAGTCAGTGACACAAAATGCAACCaactggatattttttttcatgttttctgacTGAATCTGCAAAAACTCTCATGCACATTCTATCGTTAAAACCACAAATATGACACAACCAATGGTCAAAGCCTTTATATCACGCATTGCCTTTCCTGATGCACCCTCTGGACAGTTTGCTATGGTCATTCTTGAAAAGGTAATGACTAGCATTGCTTCTGAATGAAGTAATATCGTTTATAATGGTTAAGGAAAGTTCTTCAAAATTTGAAAGACAGACCTCTCAAACAGCAAATCAACAAATGTAAAAACTATTTCCTGAATTGGAATTTCTGAAGCAGGACCTATTTAGACATTACAGTTAAGCTATTGGAAGTATCCTGGAATTTCAGCTACTTCTGCATAAATACATTAATACTCAATTCTTCTTGTAAAGGAATGCATTACAAGATAATAAATACTGGATAATACAACACACCATTTTAATATCAAACATTTCTAACATGTTCTCCCtaccacagcagcacagaacagaaTGGAAGCAgcctatttaaaacaaagatcaCTTAAACACATTTTGACAAGTAGCAATAGTTTAACCGTTTCTGGAATAATGACACCATGTCTCATTGGATTGTTTACTCAGAGGGATACAAATCTAGCTTACTGAAATTACATCTTTCACAGCAGTGTTTGAACAGTCACcttattaagaaaattaacagaGGAATCTTTTCTCTCAATACTACACGCTCCTGTTGCTTGTAAACACTAGCGTTTACAAAGGAGTTAATACCTTTCCAGCGTAACATCCACTTGTGCATATTAACTATACCTGCAATCTTTATGGCTACAGGATCTTCTGAAACTGGAACGGGTCCCTCTTTGACTTCAACCTGCTTTTCAGGGACCAGAGTAGATGTGGCAGGAGGGGTATACTTAGTCTCAACATAGACCACAGATGTGGAAGCAGAGGGCTTGGAATTGTGAAAAAGACTAGCCCACGATTTTGCAGGCTGATTAACAGGAACTGATCCTGCAACCGGGACTGTTGCCTCAGTAGTAGGTGAAGCTTCCTCAGGCTTAGCTTGGTCTGAATCAGTGCTTTCCACAGTGTGCAATTCTACCCCATTGGCAGCTGTGTCCTCACCAGAGGATTCAAGTGTTTGTCCATTAGTAACGCCATGATTTTCAGTAGTATCAGTACCAGCATAAGACTGTACAACAGCTGTCCTTAAAGGGCTATCTCTGCCAGCCTCTGAGGGGATGCAAAACTGTTCAGAATTAGTAACACGGCATACCTCAGGCTGCCCTGCAGTCCTGGTATTGTCTAGTGCGCTAGAAACAGAATCATCAGTTTCATTAATGTAGTCCACAGAATTGTCTGGGCTGTTGCAAGTCCTTGGTGTGGCCAGGGAGGGTATGTCTCCTGTCAGTTCTGTATCCTCCGTGCTTATACTGTTTAGTCCCGATGAATTTGCATGGCCATTTACAAGAGCTTCTGGGTGAGCAATGCCGTCGCTGACATCTTCCAAGTAACTGTAGtatccaggaggtctttttttcttctttttacgCTCCCTTTGTCCAAGGCCTCCAGACAAGCCATCATTTTCAGCGTTAGAACCACTATCCAAAGCAAGAGTTGGATCAGTGAACTGGCAGTCAATGGAGTTGTAGTTTGTTTCACTAAGAGTATCATCAGGCGGTTTCTGAGCAGGAGCACAACTGAGAATGAATTCTGGAGCCTGAGGGTTCAAAGTACTTGAAATACTGTAGTTGGTGTTATTTAGTACAGATGACTGTGTCTCAATAACTTCATTAACACCAAATTCGATCCTCTGATACTCCTCccctggaaaaaagaaaggaagcttGAGTTAGTGAATGATGCCTAAATAAAAAATCTACaatattaagcaaaaaaaaaaaaaaaaagcatcttcctGCAATTCAGAAAACAAGCTACATTCCCTCATGCTAAAGTAATTCTTACTCTCTATCTCAGTCCTGAAGAGCATTTCAAAACACCATTTCCTTAAAAGACAAGAGGATGATTCACGTTTTCCTAAACAGACTATGTAATTTCCCAAATCACTGCAGAGTTTCTGCAAATAACACCTATTAAATtcacctattaaaaaaatattaaagcccAGTGAATTAAGCAATTCTGTATTAACTTATTTACTGGATAAGTGCAAACAAAATAAGTTGCAATATTTAACCCCATACTTCTCTGAAGTCAGCCTTTTCCACTGCCAACTAGAAAATTCAAGCCTTTTCCTGTTtaactcttaaaaataatttccacatGTGGAGattgggggttgggggggtaAGGagggggttgttttttctttctggtaggCAAAGATTTGTCATAATAATtagtaactgaaaaatatttcattaattatatGGGAACTTATTACATGTTTTGAAACTCTAGACTCATCAAGAACATGCTGAGCTTGTTATTGTATAAGAATACGAATACGTGactatgattttatgacaagAAATACAACAGATACACCTCAAAATAGGTCAGTGTTCAACTTGTACATCCAAGCAGTACTGAAAAATCCGTGAACAGGATTGCTttgggttggttggtttggttttggaagTTTTTGAAGTTTTAGTTTATCCTGGAACCTTGACACGCTGtttaaagaaatgctgagaaatgcTCTCACAGCAGAGTGCAACATCACTAAATAGATAGAAAGTATTACAATTTCATGGAACTTAGCCTTATAATGCATACGTGCTAACTAGGAACACAATGCTTCAGTTACAACTCCACAACTATCAAATAAAGAGATAAAACGAATGACACTTCTGAGGCTCAGGAATGTTACAGCACCTCACATTTTAGTACTTAAAGTTTTGCAGGTCTTTCCATGATACACTAGTGCTTCTAagacatttaatattttgtttccttcctaaACAACGCAAGATACTATTTCCAAAGGACTATAAGTGGATACACCATTAAAATTCAAGGATTCTGTGCAAATTACATTATGTATGACAAGTCAActgatgaatatttttaaatgtgtcaAAAGCACTCACTAAAAACAAGGTGGGTttgatgctttgttttctttgttgttttgttttgagtttttttaaacacaacaaaaagcaagcaaTAGTTCCTAAGGAAAAAGCGTTATTGGCACACCAAAGGAAATAATCTTATGGAAAGACAGACTCTAGCAGATAATATGTTGAGAGTTATGTATCAAGATAACTGTTTCGGAACTCTCCAAATACCTTCTAGAAAACTCAGCTTACAaaaacttttgctttaaaacaaaatgtgaaagcagACTCTACATTCAATGTGTGCTGAGGTCTGACTTTCACATGCAATACCAACATAATATGAATTAATGAACAGAGATAGAATACAGATGTTAATAGTTTATCTACTTTGATCTATTAACCTAACTAAATGAGAAGTAAACACATATCACATCGATTTCAATCATGCTGATTTCAATTTGGTTTCTCTAAATCACGTTAACAAGTGCCTGAATTTCAAATTTCCTGCACCTCTCTCTAATATCTATGAGAAAGCATTTCATAACACCATGCCAATCAATCCACCACTCACCAGCTCCTTCTACAATCACTGACTGACTACCACCAATCAGAAGAGACAGGCaatgttccttttaaaaaaatgagcagCCTAGAGGCAGGGAGATGGAAAACTCCTGCCTGATATCTCAGGGATCTCCCTAACAACTCAGCAGGGACTACCACTCACCAGCTCCTTCTACAATCACTGACTGACTACCACCAATCAGAAGAGACAGGCaatgttccttttaaaaaaatgagcagCCTAGAGGCAGGGGGGTGGAAAACTCCTGCCTGATATCTCAGGGATCTCCCTAACAACTCAGCAGCGACTCTAACTGGGTATCAGCGCTATACACTGGCTGATCTGTGGGGAGACACAGCTCAAAACCAGCCACAGCTTCACTTCCTTGCAAATGAGGCATGGGGTTTTAAGCGATATGGGACACAAATCTACCACAAAACTATTCCTCATTAGTTCATCATCTGCTTGTGGAGGAACTTCTTAGTTCAAGCATGAACCAGGAGCTCATTCTTTACCCTTTCTTACAACAGTAAAAAGCACAAGCAACAACTGCTAACACCTAATGTTCCTCAAACCAAAATAAGAATTACTGAGCACATTTCAAATCCTTACAAGTTCAAAATAATCTGCAATTTctacttcttttctgaaatcccggttaaaaaaataataataataaatgctttgaaacaaaaaacatgGTCTCCCCCCAGCTTAAGGGGAAAGTCCTTCTCACTCACTCCCGcactcctctcctgctcctATGCTCTCCACTTCCAGCACTTCTGTTACCAAAAGCTAATCtagcaaaaaaaagggggtttttTCTGGGTTTAGAGGAAAATGGGGAGCAGTTATGGCACAATCCTAATTTAGCTGGAGGTGCAACATGACCATAAATAGGCTCAAACCTGGCCAAGACCAACTGATATTCCAGCATTTAACATATAAATTAGGAAGTTACAGCTGTGAAGTTAAACTTTACAACTTACAGTAGGATTAGAATAATAAACAGCAGTAGCTACTGCATAGTTAGCCTGTGAAAGGACTGGCAGAAGCTCATTTACCAGAAGATTGTGTCaagtttgtttgaaaaaaaatgaaaggtaatttttcctatttgttttgACTTTCGACTTTGCCTCTAGGCATCTTTGTTTCAATCTAGTTCACAATGCTATTTCTGAATGGACTGAAACAGATACATCTGTCATGAGCAACATGACACATATTGAAAAAAGTACCAACAGATGCTCCAAGGATAAAGTCTATGTACAACGACAAAAGCTGTGAACACATAGTACTAATTAGTCTGAACAGACTTCTACATATTAGAGCTTCAGCCGTTATTTGATTATTTCCAGTATTAacagatcatctaattccataATAAagttaaatactgaaaataagcatagaaaaaaattagactACAGGAAGCAACAACACAGTCAGTGTATaacatcttattttaaatattctgcaTAAGTATAGCATTCTATTTCAGTTTCCACAGCTTCTTATGCAACTATCACAGTGATAATAATGCATGCACAGTACAGTGCAAGCTtgttaaagacatttttcagacaaaaccTAATTTGCTGACATTACCTAATCTCAGGACTGGGAGGGGTTCTCTCAGGGTCTAGGAAtgatctgaaaaacatttttacaaacCAACTTTCTGTATGGCTTGTGAACATTAAAATCTCAGTCTTAACAGAACTGAAATCCATAGTCAAAGCAATACATGACTGAATGCCCGTTATCAATAACAGACAATTTATACCAGAGAGTCCTTTTAATGAACTTTTCAAACTCCTATGTAACACTATTCGGGGTCCTAAAACTTGTCTTGTACTAAATAAAGCTCGCATGGGACCTGTTGTCCTTCTTTATGAGTGACTATCTTATTTACCTTTAAATGCAAGGCTAAGCATTAATGATCAGGTGTTCTTAAACAATAACATCCGGTCAGACACTTGCATTCTTTTCAAGGAGATACGGATGTCATTTGTATCATTCTCATATACATCTGGGTAAGTCTCAGCTTCCTTGCTCTCTCCTggttcagcagaaaaaaaagccaaacactaCCTACTGCTCAACATACTACAAAAGTTCAGTTTCAACTGTACAGAGTGATGATCGCTTGCAAACTCCTACTGAACTGCCAATTTTGTCTAACTATGAAGTAAGGGCAGGTTTTAAGGTGCACAAGTTGAGACAGAAGACTATCACTACTTAAAAATAAGAGCTCTGTAATGCATTTTTACATCTAgagtaaaagaaaggaaaaaaaaaaggagaaggcGATTTCCTAGAAAAACAGCTGTGCCAGACAGCAATAAGACTCAAAGGGAACACTGAACAGAACACTGCTTGCAGAGCTCTCTTCAGGTTGCAACTGCTAGAAAATATTCCTGCCATGGCTCTTACAAGAGGGCCAGCTAAACACCACACTAGTTA
Proteins encoded in this window:
- the USP10 gene encoding ubiquitin carboxyl-terminal hydrolase 10, with translation MAVNGAQYIFGEFSPDEFNQFFVTPRCSVELPPYNETVSCGIKSTGEEYQRIEFGVNEVIETQSSVLNNTNYSISSTLNPQAPEFILSCAPAQKPPDDTLSETNYNSIDCQFTDPTLALDSGSNAENDGLSGGLGQRERKKKKKRPPGYYSYLEDVSDGIAHPEALVNGHANSSGLNSISTEDTELTGDIPSLATPRTCNSPDNSVDYINETDDSVSSALDNTRTAGQPEVCRVTNSEQFCIPSEAGRDSPLRTAVVQSYAGTDTTENHGVTNGQTLESSGEDTAANGVELHTVESTDSDQAKPEEASPTTEATVPVAGSVPVNQPAKSWASLFHNSKPSASTSVVYVETKYTPPATSTLVPEKQVEVKEGPVPVSEDPVAIKIAEILENVRLIHKPVSLQPRGLINKGNWCYINATLQALVACPPMYHLMKSIPMYSKSQRPCTSTPMIDSFVRLMNEFTNMPVPPKAKQALGDKIVRDIRPGAAFEPTYIYRLLTVIKSSLSEKGRQEDAEEYLGFILNGLHEEMLTLKKLLSPHNEKLSVSNGPEAQTVHEEEEQDEQGEGSEDEWEQVGPRNKSSVTRQADFVQTPITDIFGGHIRSVVYQQSSKESATLQPFFTLQLDIQSDKIRTVQDALESLVARESVQGYTTKTKQEVEISRRVTLEELPPVLVLHLKRFVYEKTGGCQKLIKNIEYPVDLEISKELLSPGVKSKIFKAQRTYRLFAVVYHHGNSATGGHYTTDVFQIGLNGWLRIDDQAVKVINQYQVVKPSAERTAYLLYYRRVDLL